From Deltaproteobacteria bacterium CG11_big_fil_rev_8_21_14_0_20_42_23, the proteins below share one genomic window:
- a CDS encoding UDP-N-acetylmuramoyl-L-alanyl-D-glutamate--2,6-diaminopimelate ligase: MKRFFDIFDSLSNQQKKLLEGIHVEHLTMSHQQVMPATCFFAVAGLKHDGHDFIPEAIEAGAQVVVMSRPCVLPEHVLGIVVEDVRKIYARCASRFFGDPSQKLKLVGVTGTNGKTSITYLLESILREAGHRPGVIGTVSYRYAGKTFEASHTTPDAFVLQKHLADMLAHNVDVCVMEVSSHALTQSRLEGCDFDVAVFTNLTQEHLDYHHHMHDYFEAKNILFTHLLSSSSKKTFAVVNDDDEYGKKISPAKTVECFRYGKNQTADLSLVSCEKSESGSKLWFSFLGKSFSFTVPLVGSFNAYNVAAAFLAAHALGVSSKNILHSLSHVHPIPGRLERVCADSAYAVYVDYAHTPDALENILSTLRDITEGRLLLVFGCGGDRDKQKRPVMGEVAAKYANLVVLTSDNPRTENPLSIMEQVFPGLRKKMKAFNGSCGFIQEVDRKKAIETAVMHMTENDILVVAGKGHEQYQIIGNTKHHFDDREEVMEALKKKRKNRLVA; this comes from the coding sequence ATGAAACGATTTTTCGACATTTTTGATTCTCTTTCAAATCAGCAGAAAAAACTGCTTGAAGGAATTCATGTTGAGCATCTGACAATGTCTCACCAACAGGTGATGCCCGCTACATGCTTCTTTGCCGTTGCTGGTCTTAAGCATGATGGTCATGATTTTATTCCTGAAGCAATTGAAGCAGGTGCACAGGTTGTGGTGATGTCTCGTCCCTGCGTGTTGCCAGAGCATGTGCTTGGTATTGTGGTGGAGGATGTGAGAAAAATATATGCACGATGTGCATCACGTTTTTTTGGCGATCCTTCGCAAAAGCTGAAGCTAGTTGGTGTTACGGGCACCAATGGAAAAACAAGTATTACGTATTTGCTTGAGTCCATTTTGCGTGAAGCAGGTCATCGGCCTGGGGTGATAGGCACAGTATCATATCGCTATGCAGGAAAAACGTTTGAGGCAAGTCACACTACTCCAGATGCGTTTGTTTTGCAGAAACATTTAGCAGATATGCTGGCGCACAACGTTGATGTTTGTGTGATGGAGGTTTCGTCGCATGCGCTGACCCAGTCTCGCTTAGAGGGTTGTGACTTTGATGTCGCAGTCTTCACCAATCTCACTCAAGAGCATCTTGATTATCATCACCATATGCATGATTATTTTGAGGCAAAAAACATTTTGTTCACGCATTTACTTTCAAGTTCTTCAAAGAAAACTTTTGCTGTTGTTAATGACGATGATGAATACGGAAAGAAAATTTCTCCAGCCAAAACGGTTGAGTGTTTTCGATATGGAAAAAATCAAACAGCAGATTTGTCTCTGGTTTCATGTGAAAAAAGTGAAAGTGGCAGTAAGCTTTGGTTTTCTTTTTTAGGAAAATCATTTTCTTTCACAGTTCCTTTGGTTGGAAGCTTCAATGCGTATAATGTTGCTGCTGCTTTTCTTGCGGCACATGCACTTGGTGTCTCGTCAAAAAATATTCTTCATTCGCTTTCACATGTTCATCCCATACCGGGAAGGCTTGAGCGTGTGTGTGCCGATTCTGCTTATGCTGTTTATGTAGATTATGCTCATACTCCTGATGCTCTCGAAAATATTCTTTCAACGCTAAGAGATATTACAGAAGGAAGATTGTTGCTTGTGTTTGGTTGCGGTGGAGACAGAGACAAACAGAAACGACCAGTGATGGGAGAAGTAGCCGCAAAATATGCAAATCTTGTAGTGCTCACCAGCGATAACCCTAGAACTGAAAATCCGCTAAGCATTATGGAACAAGTGTTTCCGGGCTTGCGTAAAAAGATGAAGGCTTTCAATGGAAGCTGTGGATTCATTCAAGAAGTGGACAGAAAAAAAGCGATTGAAACAGCAGTGATGCACATGACTGAAAATGACATTTTGGTTGTAGCTGGAAAAGGTCACGAACAATATCAAATTATAGGCAACACAAAACATCACTTCGACGACCGTGAAGAAGTGATGGAAGCGCTAAAAAAAAAGAGAAAAAATAGACTTGTTGCATAA
- the murD gene encoding UDP-N-acetylmuramoyl-L-alanine--D-glutamate ligase, with product MNYAGKKVLIIGMGKTGRAVFSFLLSRSAFITVNDVKRPEDETFFDGEKVSTHWGNHDLDPTAFDFIVVSPGVDSKLPLLLKAQEMNVPILSEIELAVKNAHFPLVAVTGTNGKTTTVSLIAHLLKEAGKKVVLVGNVGDPLINYVEKVGEIDFFVLEISSFQMEFSPSLEPLVSIWLNLAPDHLDRHSFEEYAHLKARLLIQTKTAGTIIYNAADENLLRFLAPIQEQKKQVNLVPYTLEVSDSQHFSFHLFNKKHLTFSASNLKIRGKHNYENIMAACLALEACGIDDEDFLHDAVCSFKGLEHRLQYVGTLNAVSYYNDSKATNVAAAVAALQSFSHKLVLIAGGIPKEDDFSPLVSLVKDKVSHLVLLGTSAKIIADQLGKHTVLHMASSMDEAVKVAYSLAFPGESVLLSPACASFDLFAHYAERGNSFKAAFLNLEKEIKHQQVCSSREKSTACSRS from the coding sequence ATGAACTACGCTGGAAAAAAAGTGCTGATTATAGGAATGGGAAAAACAGGAAGAGCTGTTTTTTCATTTCTCCTTTCACGCTCGGCATTCATTACCGTGAATGATGTAAAACGCCCTGAAGATGAAACGTTTTTCGATGGAGAAAAGGTTTCAACGCACTGGGGAAATCATGATCTTGATCCCACTGCTTTCGATTTTATTGTGGTCAGTCCAGGCGTGGATTCCAAACTTCCTCTTTTGCTAAAGGCGCAAGAAATGAACGTGCCGATATTGAGTGAAATTGAGCTTGCGGTGAAAAATGCTCACTTTCCTCTTGTTGCAGTAACGGGGACAAACGGAAAAACAACAACGGTGAGTTTGATTGCACATCTTTTGAAAGAAGCTGGAAAAAAAGTTGTGCTTGTTGGAAATGTTGGTGATCCTCTTATCAACTATGTGGAAAAGGTAGGTGAGATCGATTTTTTTGTTTTAGAAATTTCAAGTTTTCAAATGGAGTTTTCACCATCACTCGAACCGCTTGTAAGCATCTGGCTTAACCTTGCTCCAGATCACCTTGATAGACATAGCTTTGAAGAATATGCCCACTTGAAAGCACGTTTGTTGATTCAAACCAAAACTGCCGGCACCATCATTTACAACGCCGCTGATGAAAATTTGCTACGTTTTCTAGCTCCAATTCAAGAACAGAAAAAACAAGTGAACCTTGTTCCTTACACTCTTGAAGTTTCGGATTCCCAACACTTTTCGTTCCACCTTTTCAATAAAAAGCATTTAACCTTTTCTGCTTCCAATCTCAAAATAAGAGGAAAACATAATTACGAAAATATTATGGCAGCTTGTCTTGCGCTTGAAGCTTGTGGAATTGATGATGAAGATTTTCTTCATGATGCTGTGTGTTCGTTCAAAGGTTTAGAACACCGTTTGCAATATGTGGGCACCTTGAATGCGGTGAGCTATTACAATGATTCAAAGGCAACTAACGTTGCAGCTGCTGTTGCTGCGTTGCAAAGTTTTTCGCATAAACTTGTTTTGATTGCAGGTGGAATTCCAAAAGAAGATGATTTCAGCCCTCTTGTTTCTTTGGTGAAAGATAAAGTTTCTCATCTCGTTTTGTTGGGAACTTCAGCAAAAATTATTGCAGATCAACTTGGAAAGCACACCGTTTTACACATGGCAAGCTCCATGGATGAAGCCGTGAAAGTCGCATACTCTCTCGCTTTTCCGGGCGAGTCTGTTTTGCTTTCGCCGGCGTGTGCCAGCTTTGATCTTTTTGCTCATTACGCAGAAAGAGGAAACAGTTTTAAGGCTGCATTTCTAAATTTGGAAAAAGAAATAAAGCATCAGCAAGTTTGCTCAAGTCGTGAGAAGTCGACAGCTTGCTCACGTTCATAA
- a CDS encoding phospho-N-acetylmuramoyl-pentapeptide-transferase, whose translation MLYYLYTHYVHLFGALNIFKYITVRAFVSFFIALSIYFLFGKKLIAMLSKKQFWQTVRDDGPVQHLDKRGTPTMGGVLILAAIIISTLLCARLDNFFVLGSLFVLIGFGAIGFVDDYRKVILKDAKGLASRYKFLFQLLFGLIASLFLFDVMQLGTELSVPFFKGLRPDLGMWYIPFATVVIVGASNAVNLTDGLDGLVSFPSIVSYAAYAVLTYIAGHALIASYLQVSFVPGCGELAVVCGSVVGAVLAFLWYNAHPASIFMGDVGSLPLGALLGYVALVAKQEMLLLIIGGIFVLETVSVITQVVSFKLTGKRIFRMAPIHHHFELKGWKESKVIVRFWIISILLALASLATLKLR comes from the coding sequence ATGCTTTATTACCTTTACACACATTATGTTCATCTTTTTGGCGCGCTGAATATTTTCAAGTACATCACAGTTCGTGCGTTTGTGTCATTCTTCATTGCGCTTTCCATTTATTTTCTGTTTGGCAAAAAATTAATTGCAATGCTTTCGAAAAAACAATTTTGGCAAACCGTTCGCGATGATGGACCTGTGCAACACCTTGATAAACGTGGCACTCCCACGATGGGTGGTGTGCTAATTCTTGCAGCAATCATTATTTCTACACTGCTTTGCGCAAGGCTAGATAATTTTTTCGTCTTAGGTTCTCTTTTTGTTCTCATTGGTTTTGGAGCGATTGGTTTTGTTGATGACTACCGAAAAGTAATCTTGAAAGATGCCAAAGGATTAGCGTCGCGATACAAATTTCTCTTTCAGTTACTCTTTGGTCTTATTGCTTCACTTTTTCTTTTTGATGTTATGCAACTTGGCACTGAGCTTTCGGTGCCATTCTTCAAAGGCTTAAGACCCGATCTTGGAATGTGGTACATTCCGTTTGCTACCGTTGTTATTGTTGGTGCATCAAACGCGGTAAACCTTACCGATGGGCTTGATGGTTTAGTCAGTTTTCCTTCCATTGTTTCATATGCGGCTTATGCAGTACTTACCTACATTGCAGGTCATGCGCTTATTGCTTCGTATCTTCAGGTTTCTTTTGTTCCTGGTTGTGGAGAGTTGGCAGTGGTGTGTGGATCGGTTGTTGGCGCAGTGCTTGCTTTTCTTTGGTACAACGCTCACCCTGCTAGCATTTTTATGGGTGACGTAGGATCGTTGCCACTTGGGGCTTTGCTGGGTTATGTGGCATTGGTGGCGAAACAAGAAATGTTGCTTTTGATTATTGGGGGCATTTTTGTACTCGAAACGGTTTCTGTCATTACCCAAGTTGTTTCATTTAAACTTACCGGGAAAAGAATTTTTAGAATGGCTCCCATCCACCATCACTTTGAACTTAAAGGATGGAAAGAGTCGAAGGTGATTGTACGTTTTTGGATCATTTCAATTTTGCTTGCGTTGGCGAGTCTTGCCACGTTGAAGCTTAGGTAA
- a CDS encoding UDP-N-acetylmuramoylalanyl-D-glutamyl-2, 6-diaminopimelate--D-alanyl-D-alanine ligase, which produces MNLSVEKICAATAAKSSADLHAVVNGVNTDSRLPQKGQLFVALKGPHFDGHHYCKLALEKGAVACVVQEEIPSIEKRFQIVVSDTLAALGDLAAYWRSLHALPVVAITGSNGKSTTKEMVASVLSSLGAVHKTEGNFNNLIGLPLTLFKLEASHKALVLELGMNAPGEIKRLTEISKPDFGLITNVTAAHLHYLGSIDAVAKAKGELFETIASDKTIIVNRDDPRIMQLSKAFAGKKISFGLHHDADVSFAHAHTFALDSTDLTANVFGKEMTFHLPFVGAHNIMNALAALACGSALGLSVEEMAKNFSSCQPMKMRFERVQLRNGARLINDAYNANPESVRAALRTISAADRTGRFAVVLGEMLELGTEASDLHRQIGFEAAKYHVDLLYLYGDHAQDVARGAIDGGLDEKKVRVFTSLDDLSEQAHGEIAAGDVWLVKGSRGMQMEKMVTYIKRAVGTD; this is translated from the coding sequence ATGAATCTTTCTGTAGAAAAAATTTGTGCTGCAACGGCTGCAAAATCAAGTGCAGATCTTCATGCAGTGGTGAATGGAGTTAATACCGATTCGCGTCTTCCGCAAAAGGGGCAACTCTTTGTAGCCTTGAAAGGGCCTCACTTTGATGGACATCACTACTGCAAGCTAGCTCTTGAAAAAGGCGCTGTTGCTTGTGTGGTGCAAGAAGAAATTCCTTCCATTGAGAAACGTTTTCAAATTGTAGTCAGCGATACGCTTGCAGCCCTTGGTGATCTAGCTGCCTATTGGCGCTCTTTGCATGCCTTGCCGGTTGTTGCCATCACGGGAAGCAATGGAAAATCGACCACCAAAGAAATGGTAGCCAGTGTGCTTTCCAGTTTGGGTGCTGTGCATAAAACCGAAGGCAATTTTAACAATCTTATTGGACTGCCTCTTACTCTTTTCAAACTTGAGGCTTCTCATAAAGCGCTTGTGCTTGAGTTGGGCATGAATGCACCAGGCGAGATAAAACGACTCACCGAAATTTCGAAGCCAGATTTTGGATTGATCACCAACGTTACCGCAGCTCACCTCCATTATCTTGGAAGTATTGATGCCGTTGCAAAAGCAAAAGGTGAATTGTTTGAAACGATCGCATCAGATAAAACGATTATCGTAAATCGAGATGATCCTCGCATTATGCAGCTCAGTAAAGCATTTGCGGGCAAGAAAATTTCTTTTGGTCTTCATCACGATGCTGATGTTTCCTTCGCTCATGCACATACCTTTGCTTTGGATTCTACTGACCTCACTGCAAATGTGTTTGGAAAAGAAATGACATTCCATCTTCCTTTTGTGGGAGCTCATAATATCATGAACGCGCTTGCAGCCTTGGCATGCGGATCTGCGCTTGGCTTAAGTGTTGAGGAGATGGCGAAAAATTTTTCAAGTTGCCAGCCAATGAAAATGAGATTTGAGCGTGTTCAGCTTCGTAACGGAGCAAGACTGATTAATGATGCCTACAATGCAAATCCAGAATCAGTTCGAGCAGCGCTGCGAACTATAAGTGCTGCAGATAGAACTGGGCGCTTTGCCGTGGTGCTAGGTGAAATGCTTGAGCTTGGAACCGAAGCTTCAGATTTGCATCGTCAAATTGGATTTGAAGCCGCAAAGTATCACGTGGATTTGCTCTATCTTTATGGTGATCATGCGCAAGACGTTGCCAGAGGTGCCATTGATGGTGGCTTGGATGAAAAGAAAGTTCGAGTTTTCACTTCGCTGGATGATCTTTCAGAGCAAGCGCATGGCGAAATTGCAGCTGGAGATGTCTGGCTTGTAAAAGGTTCGCGTGGAATGCAAATGGAAAAAATGGTCACCTATATTAAACGCGCAGTGGGAACGGATTAA
- the ftsW gene encoding putative lipid II flippase FtsW, which yields MKYSDVQKQHFDVWLLFTVIVLVGCGITMVYSSSAVFALEKFSDSYFFLKRSALFAGIGFVLMMCMLSFCYHRLKAFAYPALLLALGLVILVLVPGVGKTIGGATRWLSLGVVNFQPSEFAKIALILFLAYSLEKKTNRIRSFTLGIIPHFVVMTVVSGTILYQKDFGSAAIIAAITWFMLFAAGARKRYLFGIVFLLAPIAFKLVAGTPYRRRRIMAFLNPWDDQYGSGFQMIQSFVAFNEGGWFGKGLGQGQQKLFYLPEAHTDFIFSVIGEELGLVGVFAVIILFLLFCYRGFKVALNAPDLFGRYLALGCTLLIGLEAMLNMAVVMGLLPTKGLALPFISYGGSSLVISLIAVGLVLNVSSYKRA from the coding sequence ATGAAGTATAGCGATGTACAAAAACAACATTTTGATGTCTGGCTTCTCTTCACGGTGATTGTGCTTGTTGGCTGTGGCATTACCATGGTGTACAGCTCAAGTGCTGTGTTTGCTTTAGAAAAGTTTAGTGACAGTTATTTCTTTTTGAAACGTTCTGCTCTTTTTGCTGGGATTGGTTTTGTGTTGATGATGTGCATGCTGAGTTTTTGCTATCACCGCTTGAAAGCGTTTGCCTATCCCGCACTTTTGCTTGCGCTTGGTCTTGTGATTCTTGTTTTGGTTCCTGGTGTCGGCAAAACCATTGGTGGAGCTACTCGCTGGCTCAGCTTAGGTGTGGTGAATTTTCAACCATCAGAGTTTGCAAAAATTGCACTCATTCTTTTTCTTGCTTACTCTCTTGAAAAAAAGACGAATCGTATTCGAAGTTTTACGCTTGGAATTATTCCTCATTTTGTCGTGATGACGGTCGTTTCAGGAACCATTTTATATCAAAAAGATTTTGGCTCCGCTGCAATCATAGCTGCAATCACTTGGTTTATGCTTTTTGCAGCTGGCGCTCGAAAACGATATTTGTTTGGCATTGTTTTTCTTCTAGCTCCCATTGCTTTCAAGTTGGTGGCGGGCACGCCTTACAGAAGAAGAAGAATAATGGCGTTTTTGAATCCTTGGGATGATCAATATGGATCAGGGTTTCAAATGATCCAATCTTTTGTGGCCTTCAATGAAGGAGGCTGGTTTGGAAAAGGCCTGGGGCAAGGACAACAAAAACTTTTTTATCTCCCCGAGGCGCATACCGATTTTATTTTTTCAGTTATTGGAGAAGAGCTTGGTCTTGTTGGAGTGTTCGCGGTTATCATTTTGTTTCTCTTGTTTTGTTACCGTGGTTTCAAAGTTGCCTTGAATGCGCCAGATCTCTTCGGCCGCTATTTAGCTTTGGGCTGCACTTTGCTGATTGGGCTTGAAGCCATGCTCAACATGGCGGTGGTGATGGGGTTGTTGCCCACAAAAGGTTTGGCGCTTCCTTTTATTAGTTACGGCGGATCATCGCTGGTGATTTCGTTGATAGCAGTTGGACTAGTTTTAAATGTTTCATCATATAAACGAGCTTAG
- a CDS encoding UDP-N-acetylmuramate--L-alanine ligase, which translates to MFKKYQHIHFVGIGGIGMSGIADVLLTLGYQVSGSDLKSSETTKRLKRRGATISYGHKSKHVEGAHVVVTSSAVDEKNPEVKAAKELGVPVVPRAEMLAELMRLKWGIAVAGSHGKTTTTAMISTVFHGAGLDPTMVIGGKVNSLRTNAKLGKGDFLIAEADESDGSFLKLTPTIGVITNIDPEHLERYKDFADLKRAFVDFANKVPFYGSVIVCSDHPVVKSLMPQMKRKVVSYGFQQADYMAKNVRQEEDWVYFSVEAYGKKLGEFKINMSGEHHALNALATIAVAREAEISVAKVKQGLAKFKGVARRFEILHRAGPVVVDDYAHHPVEIAATLDAAKKGWEERRVIMVMQPHRYSRLEQLFDDFVSASKKADAVIVMDVYAAGEKRNPKWTGEKLCKSLMLKYPKKMITHAAKTEEVMTALKPWCTNQDLVMFLGAGDITKTARQFCKTLTSRS; encoded by the coding sequence ATGTTTAAAAAATATCAACACATTCATTTTGTCGGCATCGGTGGTATTGGCATGAGCGGAATCGCTGATGTGCTGCTTACTTTAGGCTATCAGGTGAGTGGTTCAGATTTGAAATCAAGCGAAACCACAAAACGTTTGAAACGCCGCGGCGCTACTATTTCTTACGGCCACAAATCAAAGCACGTTGAAGGTGCTCATGTTGTGGTGACGTCTTCAGCGGTTGATGAAAAAAATCCCGAAGTAAAAGCTGCAAAAGAATTGGGCGTTCCTGTTGTGCCTCGCGCAGAAATGCTTGCCGAGCTGATGCGCTTGAAATGGGGCATTGCCGTTGCTGGTTCGCATGGGAAAACGACAACAACGGCTATGATTTCCACTGTTTTTCACGGCGCAGGTTTGGACCCCACCATGGTGATTGGTGGAAAAGTGAATAGCCTCAGAACAAATGCAAAACTGGGAAAAGGTGATTTTCTCATCGCAGAAGCCGATGAGTCTGACGGCTCATTTCTGAAGCTCACTCCTACTATTGGGGTGATCACCAACATCGACCCCGAGCATCTCGAACGCTATAAAGACTTTGCCGATCTGAAACGTGCCTTTGTTGATTTTGCAAACAAGGTTCCTTTTTATGGTTCTGTTATTGTGTGCAGCGATCATCCTGTAGTGAAAAGCTTGATGCCACAAATGAAACGAAAAGTAGTGAGCTATGGTTTTCAGCAAGCTGATTACATGGCAAAAAATGTGCGACAAGAAGAAGACTGGGTTTATTTTTCGGTTGAAGCCTACGGGAAAAAATTGGGTGAATTTAAAATAAATATGTCGGGAGAACATCACGCGCTTAACGCCTTGGCAACTATAGCTGTAGCCAGAGAAGCTGAAATTTCTGTGGCAAAAGTGAAACAAGGTTTGGCGAAATTTAAGGGAGTAGCAAGACGTTTCGAAATCCTTCACCGCGCAGGCCCAGTGGTGGTGGACGATTACGCGCACCACCCGGTTGAAATTGCAGCAACTTTAGATGCCGCAAAAAAAGGCTGGGAAGAAAGGCGTGTGATTATGGTGATGCAGCCGCATCGCTATTCGCGCTTAGAGCAATTGTTTGATGATTTTGTAAGCGCATCTAAAAAAGCAGATGCAGTTATTGTGATGGATGTTTACGCAGCTGGAGAAAAAAGGAATCCAAAATGGACAGGAGAAAAACTATGCAAGAGCCTCATGCTCAAATATCCGAAGAAAATGATTACGCATGCAGCGAAGACAGAGGAAGTGATGACAGCTCTGAAACCGTGGTGCACGAATCAGGATCTGGTGATGTTTCTGGGAGCGGGGGATATAACGAAGACGGCAAGGCAGTTTTGCAAGACCTTGACCTCTCGTTCTTAA
- the murG gene encoding undecaprenyldiphospho-muramoylpentapeptide beta-N-acetylglucosaminyltransferase: MSEKRKNVLIASGGTGGHLFPGIAVAEAFQELYPDVQISFVGTTRGLEEKTLSKTPWPFFALAVPKIKGQGKKDKLLALIKLPSAMVKAALLLQKTSTDLVIGIGGYLAWPVSIAAFLLGKPVAIIEPNAVPGLSNRMLSKIARRIFLAFPEAEKYFEAKKCMMSGNPLRKALREASAFQKNEKNPFTLFCFGGSLGAKSLNQALLASLPLLTGAAKTIRIVHQVGKAENLQQIEAEYKRYQQEATVLEFIDDIASVYQQASLVLARSGAGTIAELKLFKKPAILVPYPFAADNHQHENAVHLEKKGAAIIIPQEQLTGDVLAMHMNRLFSSPALLEKMEMSFGREQEQNAAAHIAEECVHLFTEQKPQIKRAHCF, encoded by the coding sequence GTGAGTGAAAAAAGGAAAAATGTTTTGATTGCTTCGGGTGGAACAGGTGGGCACTTGTTTCCAGGTATTGCTGTGGCTGAAGCTTTTCAAGAGCTCTATCCTGATGTGCAGATTTCGTTTGTAGGAACAACGCGAGGGCTAGAAGAAAAAACCTTAAGCAAAACGCCGTGGCCATTTTTCGCACTTGCGGTTCCAAAAATAAAAGGCCAAGGGAAAAAAGACAAGCTCCTTGCCTTGATAAAATTGCCGTCTGCAATGGTGAAGGCTGCACTTTTGTTGCAAAAAACAAGCACAGATCTGGTGATTGGCATAGGCGGTTACTTAGCCTGGCCCGTCAGTATTGCAGCCTTCTTACTGGGAAAACCAGTTGCCATCATAGAGCCCAACGCGGTGCCGGGTTTGTCCAACCGCATGCTTTCAAAAATAGCGAGACGCATCTTCTTGGCATTTCCTGAAGCCGAAAAATATTTCGAAGCAAAAAAATGTATGATGAGCGGAAATCCGCTCCGGAAGGCTTTGCGCGAGGCGAGTGCTTTTCAGAAAAATGAGAAAAATCCTTTTACCCTCTTCTGTTTTGGCGGTTCGCTTGGAGCAAAGTCACTCAACCAAGCTTTGCTTGCTTCTCTGCCTTTGCTCACTGGCGCCGCAAAAACAATACGTATTGTGCATCAAGTAGGAAAAGCTGAAAACCTGCAGCAAATAGAAGCTGAATATAAACGCTATCAACAAGAGGCGACAGTGCTTGAGTTTATTGATGACATTGCAAGTGTCTATCAACAAGCCAGTCTTGTGTTGGCCAGAAGTGGAGCTGGTACCATTGCAGAATTGAAGCTTTTCAAAAAGCCGGCAATCTTGGTTCCGTATCCATTTGCGGCTGATAACCATCAACACGAAAATGCAGTGCACCTCGAAAAAAAAGGCGCAGCAATTATTATTCCACAAGAGCAATTGACAGGAGATGTGCTTGCGATGCATATGAACCGGCTTTTCTCATCGCCAGCATTGCTAGAAAAAATGGAAATGAGTTTTGGACGTGAGCAAGAACAAAACGCAGCGGCTCATATTGCAGAAGAATGCGTTCATCTTTTTACAGAGCAAAAACCGCAGATAAAAAGAGCTCATTGTTTTTGA